One Hylaeus volcanicus isolate JK05 chromosome 8, UHH_iyHylVolc1.0_haploid, whole genome shotgun sequence genomic window, CTTTCTTTACCGATGCGATCTTTAAATTGAGCTCCGCAGTGGAGGGCGAAATAGTACTTTGGCCAGCAGCCATGTGCATGGAGCGTGTCATTCCTAAGCTTTTGCTCTTGTCATCCGTCAATTGCGACAGATCCGAATCGAAGGTGAAGTCCAATTTCATGTCGGCGTTATCTTCGTTTTTGTTAAAGGAGAGAGGCATCTGAATCGGTTCTTGACTCTTGTCTTTCATCAAATCGTTtggtttatttgaaaacgcgACAGGGAGgctttgttgttgttgctgttgttgttgttgttgctgctgctgctgttgctgttgctgcatAGAGGTCGCGTTACCTTCCTCTTCCAAATCCGCGCGTTTTTCAACGCGCTGCTGTTGAGTTTTTATGTGATTCGGAAACTTGGTCTTCACCGCCAGGTCGGAAGGACCAGCCTTGGTagttttcgaataatttgtgTTCTCGAAAATTAACGTTTGCACTGGAGGTGAAGAAACATCGGAAACAGAATTCTTTTCCACGAGCTGCTCTTTTAAACTCTTCCCGGATTTTTCACCGTTCGGTGAATTTCGTTGACTGCTATTTCCAGAATTTGCTTGCTCGTTTACTTCGTGACTGTGATCATTTTGCGTAGACAAGCCTGGCATTAATTGAATGTCCGTAGGAACAGCCGATGGGGAATTCGATCGTAGCTGGCTCGTTGTAAACGGTTTATCCCAAGCGTTAACGGATGGCGGAGGGGCAGGACCGCTCGACGAATCTTTGCCATAGCTGTTGTTCGAGGGGTTGACCTTGTTCGAATCGTTCGTCTCCGATGGGCACatctgctgttgttgttgttgctgcttcGATAAACGCTGTCTCTGGAGTCTAGGAGGAAGTTTTTGACTTCTCTGAGCTCTGTCGTACTGTTTTTGCAACATATTTGCAGGTTGTAGAATCGATTGACTCAAGTGAGGTGGTATATTTTGCACCTGTTGCAAAGAAGTCGGTTGCGAGCCGTTCGCTTTCGATTTCGAACGATCGCGTTCtctatctttttctttctcgcgtTTAATGGGCTTCGATTCTTCCTTTTGGCTATGTCTAGACTCCTTCACGTTTTTCTTCGAACGAACTTCTTGAAAACCATCCGAATCGACCTTATCTTCCGTAACAGTGGATCCATCCTCGGTACAattattcgtttctatttcaCATTCGATCGTCGTCTTCTTTTCTTTGATCTGTGACTTTTTGTTGATATCGTTGAGAGCTTGACTGACCAAATTCGGGTCggtcaatttaatttcgtctATACGATTTACCGTGCTTTCTTTTATCGTCGATTTGTTCAaaatcgttgaattatttccAGAAGTTTGACTTCTCGATCTTCCGTTCTGAACTTGAGCGGTTTGCATCAGCGGCGGAATGCTAGAAGAATGACTTTTCTGGTTGCTGAAATCCAAATTTTGCAAGTTTCGCTTTTCCGCGCCAGGTGCTCGAGACGTTGCATTGGAAGactttaaattcttttcacgGTGTTCACGATTATTTCCGGTCTGCTCGTTCCTCCGAGAATGTATGTTCGATCCGAGAGCGTTCAAACTGCTACCCGAACCTACGCGCCCAGCAAACTGTTTGGTGCGACTGCTACGAGACTCTTTGTGGTCTTCCACGTGTTCTTCGCTGTTCTCCGACGTGGTTTCCCAATCTTCGTTTCCTACGTCCGAAGAGGTTTGTTTCAACACGTTGCTGCTACTCCCGCGATAACGTGGTTCGCGATTGTCTCTACCCTACAAATACAGAACGAGTTTACACATAAATCGATCGAATCCGTTGAATAATGAATGCGATGGAATGAAAAGTACTGGGTCGCGTTTCTTTGAGAGGGAATGATCTTTTGGAATCTGGGTTATCGATATGcaagcatttattttatcgttgacTTTTATGTTTAGATCTATCGCAATATCCGTGTTATATTTACACCGGCCAGAATTTCAAGACTTACCCTTCTGCTACCGCTGCGAGTTCTCTTCGAGCGCGATTCTTCTTTACGGACTTGTACCTTTTGAGAAGTAACGTTATTGCTCGCGTGATTAACGTCTTGCTGCTTGTTGCAAGGTTGTTGGGTCTGTTGAGACTGCTGGGAGGACTGTTGAGTCGGGGACTTGGCACGTTTCCCGGTTATTCCAGCGGTGAGTGCCTGTTGCTTCGCTATAATTTTATCGTCGGTAGACTCGACCTGCGAGGACACCAGGGAATTCGATTCCTTTTCCGGAGTAGGTGTCGGCGGATTCTGTCGCGTGGGATTTGGTTTTTCATCGGAACTGCGTTCGGATGAGAAAGGGCTCTTACTGGACGGTGGTCCGTATCCTTCCATACGGCTGCCGGTACTGGTCGCGCTTCGAATTCGAAAACTGCCTCGACCACGACGAGAAGGTTCGCCCGATGGGGCAAATCCTTCGCGGCTGGATTTGCTGTCGTAAGCTCGCTTCTCGCTACGTTGCGACTGAGAATAATCGGCTCGTTTCTCGTCTCTGCCGGATACCTCGCGATTACGTTCCTCTTTTTCAGCCTTCTGGCTTGGTTTCGGCGACCTGACCGATTTCTTCTCTTCCTTGCCAGATTCGGTGGAACAAGATACCTCGTCGGCGCTATTTTCCGAATCGGTATGTCTATACGAACCGCTTCTAGCCGATGCTGGTCTGCCAGCAGTCCTAGAGCCACCTCTTCGTCCTCTCGTCTCCGAACCACGCCAACCTCGAGTGTACACGCTACAAGTACTTCCCCACTGGCGCCCTCCACGAGAATCACGGCCTCTAGAATTCGATCCTCCGCTGCTAGTTCGATTTCGAATACTTTTCTCTCGCTTCTCTTCTTTCGCCAGTTGCTCCGTCGCGTCTTCGTTCATAGTATCCTCCCTTTTATCCAGGCTTAACTTGTCGAAACTCTGTTTTAAATCGTCCGCGTCCTTCTCGTTTTTCATAGGCTCtaatgttttttcttcttctttctcgaaCGTCGGAGAAACAGCATCGGCCCATGCTTTCGGTGAATTGTCACCCCTTTCCATTGTTCTATTATTATCGTTTGCTCGTTCGGCTTTTCTGCTCCAAATATCCGGTTCTTTCTTAGTTTCCGCGGAAGGCTCCTTTACCTGATCCTTCTTATCTTGTTCGGAACTAGCTCGTTTCAATTGAGTTAAATTacgtttttcacttttcaattCGTCCGCCTCGATTCTCTCTTTCGTCACGGGTCCGAGAGGCTGTCTCCTATCCCTTTCTCGTTCTCGTTCCCGGGTATCCTCGTGATACGTATCACGCTTATTTTCTTCGTAGTCGGCAACTTCGTTCACCCATGAACTGCAATCGCGCAACTTGTGCGAATCATCTTCGCGTAGAGACGTCTTCGATTCGCGAGAAGCACGACTGTCGCGAGAGTCTGGTCTTTGTGGACGTTCGTTACGTTCCATTCGGTCTTCTCGTTGAGTATCGCGACGATTATCGACCGATCTGTCTTGTATGACACGTTCCTCGCGCCACTCCGTACTTTCCGATCTTTCTCTCTGATCGCGGTCTCGTTCACGCTCACGCTCGCGATCACGATCTCGTTCGCGGTCAcgttcccgttcccgttcccgttcccgttcccgttcACGCTCACGTTCACGATCATCGAAAGAGTCCTACGAATAGACACAGATTTTAGATTAAAATACATGGATGCGTGAATTGCTATTAAAAGATAAcgtcgaaaaataattgtatctagcgttaaatgaaaaaaaaaaaaaacaaaaaaaaaacaagaaaagaaaagaaaagaggaaaaaaatacttttctatacaagtgttaaaaatacacatttttcgACATTGTTCTTCAATTTATAGATCAACGATACAAAATGATCGATACCTTCAAATAATTGTCGTACTCCTTCTTAACTTTGTTATCCCTTTCTCTGTTTTCCCTCGCGTCTCGGTTATCCCTACTCGCTCGACTATCGCGAACATCTCGACTTTCTCTGACCTCTCTCGATTCTAGATTGTCCTTTGAGTCTCGATCTTTATCATCGAAATATCTTTCACGCTCCCAGGAATCGCGAGAATGCCCATCCTCGTAGTCATGTTCTCTATAGTTGCGGATAAAGTCGTCGTAAGGTCGTCGGCCATCGTAAGGTCGATGCGAGGAGTGACGATATCGATCGTCTCGGAGAAGCGGTCCACGATAATCTCGAGACGGAGGTCGATCGTCGTCCATGGAAGTAGAAATATCGGAGTCTGTTCTACTCCGGCGTTGCGACGGGGCACCGCCATGCGACGGTTTCAAGCTGTTGTCTACTAATACAAGTTTTATTGAATACGTGACAAGTGTTACTCGCAATAATAACGATTATCATCGCAATTAGTGCAACTAAGTATATTCAAAGCTACTTACTTAAGGAGTTATGACTATGAGGCCATCTACCAGGTTCGTATTGCTGGGAGAATGAGACAGATTGGGCTGACGACCTTTCGGTGTTAGGCGAAATACGATTGAAACCAGCATTGCCTCTCTCCGCTTGTTGTTTTTGAAAACGTGGCGgtaaattgttttgaaaatgacGCGAGAACCCTAAATGTTCGCGATCCCTTGTGTCTCTTTGATCACGATCCCGATCCCGATCCCGATCACGATCGCGATCACGTTCGCGTTCACGATCGCGGTCACGGTCGCGATCGCGTTCCCTTTCGCGCTCGTTACGCGCTGTATTATCTTGTCTCATAAAATTCTGCCGGTCGCTTTGTCGGAAATCTGACATTAGCTGATCGCGAGAGTCTCTGCCATACTTAGAACCGTCTCTAGTTTCGCGCGAGTCGCGGACCAAAGACTTTTCGTCTTTACCCTCGGAAGATACAGTGCAAGACCGTTCTCGTTCTCTATTCTCCCTTTCGCGCTCCCATTCGGGAACCGGAATCGGAACAGGTGGAACACTTATCAAACCTTTCGGTTCGTTTGATTGCCCACGTTCCTCTTCTTTATACTTGGCGTGTTTCTCTTTTAACTTGTGCTGCATATCCTGCAGTTTCTTAGCTGCGGCTTGCCTACTCGATTCCTCGAACATTTTTTCTACCTCCTCTTTGCGTTGTTGGGCACGCTCGGCAACAGACGCAACCTCCACTCTTACTACTCTGCGTCTCTCGTTCCATCCTTCATCGTCTTCCACGCCTGTTTTCAAGGTAACAAGCGACcagtaaatatacaaatgtagtatatgaatatacatatataatgtaGCGCATACAGGGTACTTAATCTTTTGgtggtaaatattttaagagaTAGCTTGAGAACAAAGGTATTGTAAAAACACACTTCAAGACTTTTTGATAAATATCCGATTAAGGAGGTATAGAACTTTAAAAAACGATATATAAGTATCCagtaaatgtattatattaagaTATTCTTACCTCTCAAAGAATGCACCGAGTGTAGTTGCGACTGACCGCTGTAATTGCCAGAACCATTTGATCCACGGTAATCGCGAGGTAAAGAGCTTTGAGTCCATGGCCGATGAGTCGGTTGATCTCGTGATTCTTTGGAATCTCGATTATCATGATTATCACGGTTATCCCCCCTAGTTTTATCTCTATCTTCTggtaaattttcttcgtttttctcttctttaCTATCTTTCCTTTCATCTTTCTTAGATGGTTCGAGATCGCCTTCGTCGTCGCTAAACGTAagctttttattataatcgaTGTCATCGTGTGCCGCCCAACCGGCGTCGCGAGAAATGTCGTCCATTCGTGTAAGATCCTCTTCTTTGATAATTGGTCGggtaataatttcttcttccgGAACGCGGTCGCGTTCCTGTTGACGGGAAGGCGGAGGAGGGAATCGTTCCGAGGAATAATTAACTCGCGGTCTAGCGGCCGTAGCGGGACCAGTGTTCGCTGGAAACTGCGAAGGCAACCCACCAGAAAAGTTTCCTCGATACATCtaaatttgttcgaaaacgttgaaaaaaaaaaaaaaaaaaaaacagatgcTCATGTCTAGTCgttcaaaatacaaataaaactgATAATAGAACTCACGAATGGAGGAATAAGTCCTCTGTAGTGATGTAGATTTTGACCAACTTGCTGAGAACCAGAATTCAAAGCATTCTGATTATTCGAAGCATTATGAGGGCCTCCCTGGGCCATAGCCATGTTGGGAGATTGGGCCAAGTTCTGTCGTCCGCCGCCAGACATGTCGGCATGTCCTCCCGGTGCAGCAATGTTCAACGGGGGGGCCTGGACCCCTGAAGTGGTCCCACTTCCGGGACCAGCAGTTCCTAATCCTGCACCACTGGGTGTACGACTTCCACCTTGTATCCAACTTCCTTCTGCTAATAAATAAGTCGGTGATACCTCAGTTCGCGTTACTCTGAAGTTTACGTATACATGCATACATAGACGcatgtaataaaaaagaatagtaTGCGCTTTCGAATTAACGCTTACTTTGTGGTCTTAAACTTGGCCCGGGTCCGTACTGCGCACTTATTTCTCGATTTGTCGATTGCTGTTGTTGCATATGTGGTTGACCTCCTGACGCAGCGCCTAATCGTTGATAAGCAAAACAATAAGACGAATGACTTTTTACACAATATTACTATAAtcctttgttttcttttcgcctttttattatattcgattaataaatgatacacaaatataataaaataataaatgatacacaaatataatatatatatatatatattacatggGTATTACATACCATCCGGTCCGGATCTGGTCATTATCGCACTCCATGTTTTGTTGTTTGCATCGGAAGAATACGAAGGCTGAGAAATGTTTTGTTGTCCTGGGAGTAAAGGATGCAGCGATGTTGTTACGGCAGTTCCCGCTACACATTGCGCGGATGAAGAATTTGACTGTTAATAAAacgattaaattcattattaagaCTCcttaatcgttaaaaaaatacatggatTATGCAAGCGAGGGTAAAAGCTGCAAGCATAAGTATCGTCTGTCGTATATTAGAcgttgtattaaaaattgctcgcAGCTTTGAACATatacaattagaaaatttacaGTAGCTGTATCCGATGAAGTTATAGCAGTTGTAGTTGTAGCAGTAGTAGTTGTCGCTGTCGAATCTTTGGTAGTAGCCCAGCCACTCCCTCCGCTTGGTACAAGGCTGACAGCTGGGTCGTTACTACTATGTTCGCTTTTCAGACTAGGCAGATTAGCAGGAGGTCGTCGTGCCGAAGGCACCTTTCCAAGACTTTGCATTCCATGTTTGCGCggtaatgtatttttctgttGATGTTGTTCCAAAGATTCTCCCTGTAACCATAATAAATCAGATAACGCTTTCGATTGTcttgttttttaatcgagaaaatgtttgcatcgataatcaaatataaataaatacaaattacaaaagtgAAGAAATCTAAGGCTAAAATGAAGGATAAACCGAACTACTCGACCAACTTACCCTATACTCCCGGTACAAGCTATTGATATCTAATGATTGGAACTTGGATTTTCCTTTCTCCCCCTTCGACACAAGCCCTGGCAGAGTAGACATGCTGTCTGCAGGCAACCATTTAGTACCAATCAGACCCAAAGAACGAACCCTTTGTCTGAaatcataatatattttttttctttcttgagtctgtatttatttaattagtaaaaaacacatataatatatacgttTTGTCTAGCCATAGTAATACAGGTAACACAAAACGATATTTTCCAGgtacttaatttaaaaaataaaatacaaaaaactgAATTGTCCATCTTTCGATCTACCTTGTATCAcggtttaataaatatcagaACCTTTTCTTAAACAACACAGAgctcataactttttatagtACGTATAGAAAAGAACATTTATAAACAcgcaaaagtaaataataatcgtatTTATAACATGAAAATCGTATACGTATACAGGCGAGACTAGACGAGACGCGCTCGCGCGCACACGCACGCAACAAAAGCACCGACAGTTCAAGTATGCAACTAAAATCTGGTGAAAACTGGTATAATTATCGACGAAAAAACGAGAAATAACGGTTGTTAAATAGGTAAAAAtcatgtaaaaatgaaatcgtcGAACGTAAATGTTACAGTAGCAACGAAAATTGGCGAAAACAATTACACGAAACTTGAGAGTAACGCTTACATACGACGAACTATACAACAAGAAGGTTGACAAGAACGTTCGATGCGGAAAGCGACCgagcgagagagcgagagaagCGGgagcaagaaagaaaaagagagacaGGGTCGGATAGCTTTGTTatgttgaaaaaatgaaaaagagaaacgtaggcgaaaagaaaataacgaaaggTTCCGAAAGCGtagggaaaagaaaatgggGAAAAGGTAATCGGTCGAAAAGAAGAGGAACAGTTGGAGCGTAACGTTCCGACCCAACCCCTCGATCGCGATGTCAAAGTCacgaaaattcaaaacaaaaagattCGCGTCGACACAGTCGAAAAATCTGCTTAACCACCAACGATTCGCGGAACAGACAGCTTCGAAATTATAGAAACAACGCGATGAGCGAGCTGATTCGTGAAAAAGCATCCGCGACTGAATGCTCGCAGGACGAAGTTGTATAGCAAGGTTTCCACgtagaaaaaaagatttgGACAAGGAAGCGTATCAAGGAAATAACGACTTACCTTGGTCCGTCCAAATGGGTTTTTAATTCACAAAAGGGTTAATTCCCAGTTAAACTAATTAATGTTCGGATCGCCGCGGATTACAATTGTTACAAGTGTACCGCGCCTGCGAGACACAGATACTTCTTTTCCACAATTCGTCCAAGATGGCGAATGCGCGACTTTCGGCTCTTCTTCCGCGATCAATACAATTACGTCATACAACCAAAGAGAGCCGTTTGCACAGACGCGCCACTCGTCTGGATTTTCTTGTCACTCCGTTTAGATGAGTTTCCCGTTCAGCTTTTTCCCCTCttattgtacaaaatataatgttattttcaACTTAAACGACCTTAAATGCGCTTTTTACGAGTTAAACTTATACCACGATACTcgatatgttttttttaccTAACCGTTACTTATGACGAGAAACGAGCGGAACCACATTCAACAGAAATAAGTGGCGCTGCTTTGATGATTCCTTACCGCTTCGAACCAAAGTCAAATTGATTACAAATACTTGGCTGTCGCCTGAATATTATGCCCCATACTTTATTACGCGCGATTCAAATCtcctctattttctttatttctatatatgCTGTATTTTACgtatatcgtttcttttaaatttcttccaaGAAAATATATGAAGGAATTTCTGAATTGTTTGGGACTAATACACACATTTGATTTCGTTGGTAATTCTATGATATTCAAAATGGCcgacaatatatgtatatcaatcAGTATGTTGCACATgaacgaatattaaagtttttaattgATCGGCACGGAATTATGCATCAGACAATGAATTAAGAACGTAAGAgatattgataaaaataaataaccgtttttaatttaaataaactgatACGATTCTACTGAAAATGgtgcataaataaatactagttttatttgttatgttGGGAATGTTTGTATAGGTTTCATACTATTCTATCAAAAATGtgattgtttttcattttcagagCGTAACTTTGCATACCGACGTCGGAGACATAAAGATAGAATTATTTTGCGAATTGTGTCCGAAAACGTGCGAGGTAacactttttttctaatttttcatagTACAGATTTATTTAGTATGTTAACTGtaaaatcgtttattttgCAGAATTTTCTAGCTTTGTGCGCTAGTAATTATTATGATGGTTGCTTATTTCACCGAAATATAAAAGGATTTATCGTGCAAACTGGAGATCCCACGCAAAGTGGTAAAGGTGGATCTTCGATATGGAATCGTAAATTTGAAGACGAGTTCAAGGAAGAATTGAAACATAATGCTAGAGGTCTTGTATCTATGGCTAATAACGGTCCGAATACAAACGGTAGTCAATTTTTTATCACATATGGACCCCAACCACATTTAGATCTGAAGTATACTTTATTTGGAAAGTAAGCATTCGAATCTTATGATTTACTCTAATAtctaaagtaataattttagaaatacttgaaaagatttttaatttcagggTAATAGACGGCTTAGAAACTCTTgaacaattagaaaaattaccTGTAaatccaaaaaattacaaaccgCTTAATGAAACTCGCATAAACAACGTAACTATACATGCTAATCCTTTGGCAGGGTAGTAGAtggtaataaattataactaaAGATTTTGTTAAATCTTTGGgaattacgaattattttcattttcgtataTTCCCATAAGCCTTTTGTTTCGAGGGTCGAATGGGCTACGAAGATAAATATCGGCTGCGTGTCGTTCTCCCATTACTTCAATTTCGTAGCTACCAGTTTCCAGGAATTCCCGTGTCACATTTTCTCCATTTGGATGTTTGATATATCTATTGTTGAAGAATGACAAAGACTTGTAACtgcatttacataaataactctattttcttttatgtaattttttatttacccaTGCCCGATAAAATTTCCATAGCTATATCCTCGTTCTGCTCTTCGTAAATAGCCAACGAGAGAATTATCTCTGTATATAGCTTCTAAACCCCACATCGGAACAGAatcgctaaaaaaaaagagcaatTATACTATGTAAACATTAAGCatgataattgtaaatatttcttagcGCACACCTAGTTAGATGGACTTGGACCAgcctttttttaattccattttgtcgcgatcgatcgactgTCAATTTTCCAAGATATCGACCAGTATCGCGACAACTAAAAGCTAATCCAGCTTCCACTGGATTATCATCCGGTCTAAGATCCGAGCCCCACAGGTGATAACCTGTTGGgatcaaatatattattgatatttgaCGAATAATACCAATGATTTATATACCTTTTTCACAACTAAGACTGTACATCGCTCTGTATCCAGCAAGTTTTATGTTGTATGGTTTGCCGCAATCCATTAAAGCTGCATAGACTTTTTGACAGGATGATTTTGGAATGTGCAACTCAAAACCAAGTTCGCCAACAAAACTAAGTCTAATCAAGCGCACTACTTCGTTCTTAATTTTGACTAATTTTGTAGTTGACAATTCGAGGCTTTTATCCGAGAGGTCACCTTCTATCAGTGCTTCCAATACCTTTCGACTGTATTGTAAATCGTGTTTTATAAATCACCGAATAAAAAGCTCACGCGATGTAAGTTCGTACAGTATGATACCTATTAGGTCCTTGTACAGACAGTAGCCCGATTTGTTCGGTAACATCGTGTAGCGAtgcttcgaatttattttcctctatAACTTTGCTCATATGAGCCCAAGTATGATATGCTGATGAACCACTTGAAACTATAAtatcattcaaaataaacatgaaaacATCGTAAGTCCGATGACTGTACAAACTGCGATAGCGTAGTAAAACATACCGATATAGAATGCTTTCTCTTTAAATATTGGATTTACGATTTCGCTAGAACCTGGTTCCATAACTGTAACCGTGCAATCCATTTCTACTCCTCCAGCATGATTAAGCATGCACGTGTAAACTGTTTTGTTGAAATCACAATTTGTGTTTGCTGTAAACAAGTAATCTGCAACTTTTTGTGCATCTGGTCCGCACAGATAGAATTTTCCAAGATAGGACATGTTAAATACAGCAACGTTTCTGCGACAGGCGAGAGCTTCTTCTCGAATCTGTTGGGAATATACGAGTTCTTTGGTAACAATGTCCAgtacattttaatatcgagAACTTACTATGTTATCGTATGGTGAAAGATGAAAACTGTATTCTTTTTCCAATACTGTACgatattcataattttcatttttcggtTTATTATAGTATCCACCGTAATCATATGGTataatctttaatttcttatttaaataaaaccatCCAGGTCGCTCCCAACCTTGGCGTTCTTCCATAACAGCACCCTCTTCGATAAGTAACTGCAACGCGTAATTTGTTGCGTAACGATTAGTTTTT contains:
- the LOC128881214 gene encoding protein PRRC2C isoform X2; amino-acid sequence: MSTLPGLVSKGEKGKSKFQSLDINSLYREYRGESLEQHQQKNTLPRKHGMQSLGKVPSARRPPANLPSLKSEHSSNDPAVSLVPSGGSGWATTKDSTATTTTATTTTAITSSDTATSNSSSAQCVAGTAVTTSLHPLLPGQQNISQPSYSSDANNKTWSAIMTRSGPDGAASGGQPHMQQQQSTNREISAQYGPGPSLRPQTEGSWIQGGSRTPSGAGLGTAGPGSGTTSGVQAPPLNIAAPGGHADMSGGGRQNLAQSPNMAMAQGGPHNASNNQNALNSGSQQVGQNLHHYRGLIPPFMYRGNFSGGLPSQFPANTGPATAARPRVNYSSERFPPPPSRQQERDRVPEEEIITRPIIKEEDLTRMDDISRDAGWAAHDDIDYNKKLTFSDDEGDLEPSKKDERKDSKEEKNEENLPEDRDKTRGDNRDNHDNRDSKESRDQPTHRPWTQSSLPRDYRGSNGSGNYSGQSQLHSVHSLRGVEDDEGWNERRRVVRVEVASVAERAQQRKEEVEKMFEESSRQAAAKKLQDMQHKLKEKHAKYKEEERGQSNEPKGLISVPPVPIPVPEWERERENRERERSCTVSSEGKDEKSLVRDSRETRDGSKYGRDSRDQLMSDFRQSDRQNFMRQDNTARNERERERDRDRDRDRERERDRDRDRDRDRDRDQRDTRDREHLGFSRHFQNNLPPRFQKQQAERGNAGFNRISPNTERSSAQSVSFSQQYEPGRWPHSHNSLNNSLKPSHGGAPSQRRSRTDSDISTSMDDDRPPSRDYRGPLLRDDRYRHSSHRPYDGRRPYDDFIRNYREHDYEDGHSRDSWERERYFDDKDRDSKDNLESREVRESRDVRDSRASRDNRDARENRERDNKVKKEYDNYLKDSFDDRERERERERERERERERDRERDRDRERERERDRDQRERSESTEWREERVIQDRSVDNRRDTQREDRMERNERPQRPDSRDSRASRESKTSLREDDSHKLRDCSSWVNEVADYEENKRDTYHEDTRERERERDRRQPLGPVTKERIEADELKSEKRNLTQLKRASSEQDKKDQVKEPSAETKKEPDIWSRKAERANDNNRTMERGDNSPKAWADAVSPTFEKEEEKTLEPMKNEKDADDLKQSFDKLSLDKREDTMNEDATEQLAKEEKREKSIRNRTSSGGSNSRGRDSRGGRQWGSTCSVYTRGWRGSETRGRRGGSRTAGRPASARSGSYRHTDSENSADEVSCSTESGKEEKKSVRSPKPSQKAEKEERNREVSGRDEKRADYSQSQRSEKRAYDSKSSREGFAPSGEPSRRGRGSFRIRSATSTGSRMEGYGPPSSKSPFSSERSSDEKPNPTRQNPPTPTPEKESNSLVSSQVESTDDKIIAKQQALTAGITGKRAKSPTQQSSQQSQQTQQPCNKQQDVNHASNNVTSQKVQVRKEESRSKRTRSGSRRGRDNREPRYRGSSSNVLKQTSSDVGNEDWETTSENSEEHVEDHKESRSSRTKQFAGRVGSGSSLNALGSNIHSRRNEQTGNNREHREKNLKSSNATSRAPGAEKRNLQNLDFSNQKSHSSSIPPLMQTAQVQNGRSRSQTSGNNSTILNKSTIKESTVNRIDEIKLTDPNLVSQALNDINKKSQIKEKKTTIECEIETNNCTEDGSTVTEDKVDSDGFQEVRSKKNVKESRHSQKEESKPIKREKEKDRERDRSKSKANGSQPTSLQQVQNIPPHLSQSILQPANMLQKQYDRAQRSQKLPPRLQRQRLSKQQQQQQQMCPSETNDSNKVNPSNNSYGKDSSSGPAPPPSVNAWDKPFTTSQLRSNSPSAVPTDIQLMPGLSTQNDHSHEVNEQANSGNSSQRNSPNGEKSGKSLKEQLVEKNSVSDVSSPPVQTLIFENTNYSKTTKAGPSDLAVKTKFPNHIKTQQQRVEKRADLEEEGNATSMQQQQQQQQQQQQQQQQQQSLPVAFSNKPNDLMKDKSQEPIQMPLSFNKNEDNADMKLDFTFDSDLSQLTDDKSKSLGMTRSMHMAAGQSTISPSTAELNLKIASVKKVWENATPMPTVVEHEDGNVVSSGNTFPQAFESTDVDDSYSPHQQYNQNNMKSEITTSTNVCKLVPPQVKPQQQSSGSSSGQSGSTVPGPSPIGAGQSPIGHPPVSHQGPLSPPPFNSTGQPSRINYQEFPQYPGSQAAQYGSMSAIPSPPAVLFNTGSGQLPAQAGGLYGAFQLDQSRSPFTQYPPYAPSLQSSFSQQNVYLQQAAPPPPHAANAPTPDMYQSNISQYRITAAAAPPFGQNQQLSNNPNTVLISSSSNSLMSASVKPSSQPIGAIGTKAPHFQAPSVPQPNSLTYIQYDPNQVLDVSVSYMGNSQLVQRRGRNVQASANSYYTAPPPDVFPGSQTGFYQPGGATQQTGTHYGLQGFGQHNQSLATGNATPVGLQNFSSGFLSSSGLQIAAAAQQYRNPTGGLPGPANAGPNFLSKHQPQEQQRQLKSPSGNQQDVLGSVFSSTPQIPSPKSRNCKQQSSSQQPQPSPTQHHKYQQYQGVSQSALVSSYSNYVLQQNVRGMGMPPHAGIQPSQQRYPPPIQRPVVPFTPGPNPNNPTQQQSNCMPSQQQQQPQQTQINRHRPNLHQQQQQQRNMKIQQHYYSAQGNVKMDTSEKTDSHNDKINDNGSGAQQGSAKPNVNPQDNDNKEEVNQQNE